A genomic segment from Clostridium pasteurianum BC1 encodes:
- a CDS encoding cation-translocating P-type ATPase, whose product MMKTENIFRLTVDDLFKELNSSIKGLTNSEARSKIQKYGYNEIKEVKKSSLISRFLANFTHLLAILLWIASILSFVGGMPQLGWSIVLVIIINALFSFWQEFKAEQATESLKKMLPPYVKVIRDGHQQQMLAKELVPGDLIYLEEGDHVPADARLIEAFEMRTINAALTGESEPVRRSSDVVLESQVTLLQSPNIVFMGTNVASGTGTAVVYATGMETQFGKIASLTQNIKAEQSPLQKQLTRVAKFIAYLSLVMGVFFFLLGLIMGRSLVDTFMFAIGIITANVPEGLLPTVTLALAIGVQRMAKRHALVKKLSSVETLGGATVICTDKTGTLTQNEMTVREIWTPNDYYTVSGVGYEPKGDFLIEGNKVDEKSFPDDLSLLLKIGLICNNSRIVKPSSDNPSWNIIGDPTEGSLVVLAGKAGFTREDILREYPIISQLPFDSRRKRMSSVHNAGKDVYVFTKGAPKETISVCSHIFKGKDRIEKLEKEDIQKIIEQNDKFAQAGLRVLAMAYKRMYKKDEDYKVDNTENDLVFVGLTAMMDPPRTEVEKAVKHAQKAGIKIIMITGDYGLTAESIARKIGIIKGLHPRIITGNELDKISDIDLKNELKDKEIIFARVAPEHKMKVVSALKEMGEVVAVTGDGVNDSPALKRADIGIAMGKSGTDVAREVATMVLTDDNFASIVNAIEEGRAVYDNVRKFITYIFAHLTPEAIPYILFSLFNIPLPITVMQILAIDLGTETLPALALGVELPEPGIMDRPPKSPKEKLLNFSLFFRGYILLGLINSAAVLAGYFWVLHNGGWHWGQILTADNLLSRKAATMSFLGIVIMQVANVFACRTEVASMFSIGMFTNKLLNAGVIFELALTAALIYTPFLHNIFDTYPVPFTYWLFYIPFIPILIGAEEIRKLISRKKLENIKG is encoded by the coding sequence ATGATGAAGACAGAAAATATATTTAGATTAACAGTTGATGATTTATTTAAAGAATTGAATTCTTCGATTAAAGGTCTAACAAATAGTGAGGCAAGATCAAAAATTCAGAAATATGGTTATAATGAAATCAAAGAAGTAAAAAAGTCATCACTTATATCCAGATTTTTAGCTAATTTTACTCATCTATTAGCAATACTGCTTTGGATTGCTAGTATATTATCATTTGTTGGAGGTATGCCTCAGCTTGGATGGTCAATAGTATTGGTAATAATAATAAATGCGCTATTTAGCTTTTGGCAGGAATTTAAAGCCGAACAGGCTACAGAAAGCCTTAAAAAGATGCTTCCACCCTATGTAAAGGTAATTAGGGATGGACATCAGCAGCAAATGCTTGCTAAGGAATTGGTACCTGGCGATTTGATTTACTTGGAGGAAGGCGATCATGTACCTGCTGATGCAAGACTTATCGAGGCATTTGAAATGAGAACTATAAATGCTGCTTTAACTGGTGAATCGGAACCTGTAAGAAGAAGCTCAGATGTTGTTCTGGAAAGTCAAGTAACCCTACTTCAGTCACCTAATATAGTTTTCATGGGGACAAATGTGGCATCTGGTACAGGCACTGCAGTTGTTTATGCAACAGGTATGGAAACGCAGTTTGGGAAAATTGCGTCACTGACACAAAACATAAAAGCAGAACAAAGCCCGCTGCAAAAGCAGTTGACAAGAGTTGCTAAATTTATAGCATATCTTTCACTTGTAATGGGAGTGTTTTTCTTTCTGCTTGGATTAATAATGGGAAGATCATTAGTGGACACATTTATGTTTGCAATAGGTATAATTACTGCAAATGTACCTGAGGGATTGCTTCCTACTGTGACTCTGGCACTTGCTATAGGTGTGCAGAGAATGGCAAAGAGACATGCTCTAGTAAAGAAGTTGTCAAGTGTTGAAACACTTGGTGGTGCAACGGTAATATGTACCGATAAAACAGGTACATTGACTCAGAATGAAATGACAGTTAGAGAAATATGGACACCTAATGATTATTATACAGTAAGTGGCGTAGGATATGAGCCAAAGGGAGATTTTTTAATAGAGGGGAATAAGGTTGACGAAAAAAGCTTTCCCGATGATTTGTCACTGCTTTTAAAGATAGGTTTGATTTGCAATAACAGCAGAATAGTAAAACCTTCTAGTGATAACCCTTCATGGAACATAATTGGTGACCCAACTGAAGGTTCCCTTGTTGTATTAGCAGGAAAAGCCGGATTCACTAGAGAAGATATCCTTAGAGAATATCCAATAATTTCTCAGCTGCCTTTTGATTCAAGACGCAAGAGAATGAGTTCTGTGCATAATGCTGGAAAAGATGTTTATGTATTTACAAAGGGTGCACCAAAAGAGACTATTTCAGTTTGTAGTCATATCTTTAAGGGAAAAGATAGAATCGAAAAATTAGAGAAAGAAGACATTCAAAAAATTATAGAACAAAATGATAAATTTGCCCAGGCAGGTTTAAGAGTTCTGGCAATGGCTTATAAAAGGATGTATAAAAAGGATGAAGATTATAAAGTAGATAATACTGAAAACGATTTGGTTTTTGTGGGGCTTACAGCTATGATGGATCCACCAAGAACTGAAGTAGAAAAAGCGGTTAAACATGCTCAAAAAGCAGGAATAAAAATAATAATGATTACAGGAGACTATGGTTTAACAGCAGAATCTATAGCAAGAAAAATAGGAATTATAAAAGGCCTTCACCCAAGAATAATTACAGGAAATGAGCTAGATAAAATATCAGATATAGATTTAAAAAATGAATTAAAGGACAAAGAAATTATTTTTGCTAGGGTCGCACCTGAACATAAGATGAAGGTTGTATCAGCTCTTAAAGAAATGGGTGAGGTAGTTGCTGTTACTGGTGATGGAGTAAATGATTCCCCAGCCCTTAAGAGGGCTGATATAGGTATAGCAATGGGAAAATCAGGCACAGATGTTGCAAGGGAAGTTGCAACAATGGTATTAACAGATGATAATTTTGCAAGCATAGTAAACGCTATAGAAGAAGGAAGAGCAGTATATGATAATGTTAGAAAGTTCATAACTTATATATTTGCTCATTTAACTCCTGAAGCTATACCATATATACTGTTTTCGCTGTTTAATATACCACTCCCTATAACAGTAATGCAAATACTAGCAATTGATCTTGGAACTGAAACATTGCCAGCGCTTGCCCTGGGTGTTGAACTTCCAGAACCTGGAATTATGGACAGGCCTCCAAAATCACCGAAGGAAAAACTCTTGAATTTTTCATTATTCTTTAGAGGATATATTTTACTTGGATTAATAAATTCAGCAGCAGTTCTAGCAGGATATTTCTGGGTATTGCATAATGGGGGATGGCACTGGGGACAGATTTTAACGGCTGACAATCTACTTTCAAGAAAAGCAGCTACTATGAGCTTTTTAGGAATTGTAATTATGCAGGTAGCAAATGTGTTTGCTTGTCGTACAGAAGTTGCATCAATGTTTAGTATAGGAATGTTTACTAATAAACTTCTGAATGCAGGCGTAATTTTTGAGTTAGCTTTAACTGCAGCTTTAATATACACACCATTTTTGCACAATATATTTGATACGTATCCGGTACCTTTTACCTATTGGTTGTTTTATATACCTTTTATACCAATTTTAATTGGAGCAGAAGAAATAAGAAAGCTGATTTCACGTAAAAAATTAGAAAATATAAAGGGGTAG
- a CDS encoding DUF6941 family protein yields the protein MEVQGAFFCDSAYMDQTTGKMNVVGIYNEIGSKYFPTHLKITSFVVLLEKSIFEDPPKEIHVDFIDEDGRKFYASETYTFEDNSKPDKNKIYRLTNLTFNTLGVYAANIFVDGNFIKSAKLIVKKDYAF from the coding sequence ATGGAAGTACAAGGTGCATTTTTCTGTGATTCAGCTTATATGGATCAGACTACAGGTAAAATGAATGTAGTAGGTATTTATAATGAAATTGGTTCAAAATATTTTCCAACTCATTTAAAAATAACTTCCTTTGTTGTGCTTCTTGAAAAATCAATTTTTGAAGATCCACCAAAGGAAATACATGTAGACTTTATTGATGAGGACGGAAGAAAGTTTTATGCTTCAGAAACCTATACTTTTGAAGATAATTCAAAACCAGATAAAAATAAAATTTATAGGCTAACTAATTTAACCTTTAATACACTTGGGGTATATGCTGCTAATATATTTGTTGATGGAAATTTTATAAAATCAGCAAAATTAATAGTAAAAAAAGATTATGCTTTTTGA
- a CDS encoding glycosyltransferase family 39 protein: protein MKFIKNNLLKIVIVLITILLGCLCIYAILNYGNTASNTFGQNSRFTSSFKRDNNFKNYQDINNSKNQANAEYQKNQPNIADSRTQPNGENFKPPRGEFNTSHTGNNQYGNPRNGNMNSAYGNNNNLNSKYSPVFIAYCILFFILFVSAYLILVRKKVKFKNSDVCTLISGTIVIGILLRIYFGLLIDGQPFDINLYKRWATLAANNLLTVYGNGSSIDYPPVYIYILSIIGKLASMPVLSKYYYLLLKIPSIIADILSAYFIYKTANKRISKELAILLSTFYIFNPAVLINSTLWGQTDSLFAFIVILSVFLLSENRLIFSSILFTVAVLMKPQGIILLPLLLFELIRRKNLKSILYCVLPALITALIIILPFSISNGNVIWIFNLYKNTIGEYPYASDNAFNFFGLIGANMTKDTTTMFIFSYHTWGMFFIVLITLFSGFVYIKAKNGSYVYIAALIQVVGVFNFSVGMHERYMFAAVIISILAYIYAEDKRLLLLSALFTLIIYINTHVVLFNQFNGLNSILYNAITIFTSLLNVLTFLYLLKLSVDVVRTSNQLESI from the coding sequence ATGAAATTCATCAAAAATAACTTATTAAAAATAGTTATAGTACTCATAACTATTTTATTAGGATGCTTATGTATTTACGCCATATTAAATTATGGTAATACTGCTTCCAATACATTCGGACAAAATTCTAGATTTACTAGTTCCTTTAAAAGAGATAATAATTTTAAAAACTATCAGGATATAAATAATTCAAAAAATCAAGCCAATGCAGAATATCAAAAAAATCAACCTAATATAGCTGATTCAAGAACACAGCCTAATGGGGAAAATTTCAAACCACCAAGAGGAGAATTTAATACATCCCATACTGGTAATAACCAATATGGGAATCCCAGAAATGGAAATATGAATAGTGCCTATGGAAATAACAATAATTTAAATAGTAAATATTCTCCTGTATTTATAGCTTATTGTATATTGTTTTTTATATTATTTGTATCAGCATATCTAATTTTAGTTCGTAAGAAAGTAAAATTTAAAAATTCAGATGTTTGTACACTTATATCAGGTACAATTGTAATAGGTATTCTATTGCGTATTTATTTTGGATTACTTATAGATGGACAACCTTTTGATATTAATCTATATAAAAGATGGGCCACTCTAGCTGCAAATAATCTTCTCACAGTATATGGCAATGGCTCTTCAATAGATTATCCACCTGTATATATTTACATTTTATCTATAATCGGAAAGCTTGCCAGCATGCCTGTGCTTAGTAAATATTATTATCTGCTGCTTAAAATACCTTCTATAATTGCAGACATTTTATCTGCTTATTTCATATATAAAACAGCAAACAAACGTATCTCAAAAGAACTTGCCATACTATTAAGTACTTTTTACATCTTTAATCCAGCTGTTTTAATAAACTCAACTCTTTGGGGACAGACAGATTCACTCTTTGCTTTTATAGTTATACTTTCAGTATTCTTATTGTCTGAAAATAGGCTTATATTTTCCTCCATTTTATTTACAGTGGCAGTACTCATGAAGCCCCAGGGAATAATACTTCTTCCCCTTCTTCTGTTTGAACTTATAAGAAGAAAAAATTTAAAAAGTATTTTATATTGTGTATTACCAGCATTAATAACCGCATTAATTATCATATTGCCATTTTCTATAAGCAACGGAAATGTAATCTGGATTTTTAATCTTTACAAAAATACCATAGGGGAATATCCTTATGCTTCTGATAACGCCTTTAATTTTTTTGGTTTAATTGGAGCAAATATGACTAAGGATACAACAACTATGTTTATATTCAGTTACCACACCTGGGGGATGTTTTTCATTGTACTCATTACACTTTTCTCAGGTTTTGTATATATAAAAGCTAAAAATGGATCTTATGTATACATTGCGGCCCTCATTCAAGTTGTAGGTGTTTTTAATTTTTCTGTAGGAATGCATGAAAGATATATGTTTGCAGCTGTTATTATTTCAATTTTAGCATATATATATGCTGAAGATAAAAGATTACTATTATTATCTGCTTTATTTACTTTAATAATTTATATAAATACTCATGTAGTTTTATTCAATCAGTTTAATGGTTTAAACTCGATTTTATATAATGCAATAACTATATTTACTTCGCTTTTAAATGTACTAACCTTTCTGTATCTTTTAAAGCTCTCTGTAGATGTTGTAAGAACTAGTAATCAGCTGGAGTCTATCTGA